A single region of the Streptomyces sp. NBC_01803 genome encodes:
- a CDS encoding RDD family protein gives MSSPPAGSPPTGSAGGGPGPNWYPDPSIPGYIRYWNGAAWVPGSSRPEPKEGEPVPTPPSGAAAPQPAPAVPAAREETQPFFFDEAPPPGRTPGEGAAATKPPAAGPAELPASAPASGGGDALPERRGRGDVTPARQERQERQERQEQGGAWRVDVGQQSGFGADQRVTWGSDEDVSTSPVAGAGRVDPRGQFRRTPVEGSRQPPKRPESRAAQPDAQEQTAALRLPEGGSWERQVRELAQQPQAAPPQQQVSPPQQAGPPPGVPVQAPPQPSAPVQAQQPQAAPPQQQVSPPQQAGPPPGVPVQAPPQPSAPVQAQQPRSVPQQAQPPQAVAPQASAPQALPPQPAPVPQPAPGQPAPGYGYPPQQPVQAQPQPQPQAGPAPGGYGYPQQQAPQAPQSPFLQSHQGAPLTMIGAFADPGQAYPAGLGRRLMARIVDSLLPLGAAVAVALPLVGQAQDHIDEQIDAAERAGVTETIWLIDGTTGGYLALVLGVFLGAGLLLEALPTAFWGRTLGKAMFRLRVLDVASQEKPAFGAATLRWLVYSLLSLLVVGVVSLLMGVRDRPWRQAWHDKAAHTFVAGAKRPD, from the coding sequence ATGAGCTCCCCACCCGCAGGCTCCCCGCCCACAGGTAGCGCAGGCGGCGGCCCGGGGCCCAACTGGTATCCGGACCCCTCCATCCCCGGCTACATCCGGTACTGGAACGGTGCTGCCTGGGTGCCGGGCAGCAGCCGACCCGAGCCGAAGGAGGGCGAGCCGGTGCCCACGCCGCCCTCCGGCGCGGCGGCCCCGCAGCCGGCGCCGGCGGTCCCGGCCGCCCGCGAGGAGACGCAGCCCTTCTTCTTCGACGAGGCCCCGCCCCCGGGACGGACTCCGGGGGAGGGCGCCGCCGCGACCAAGCCCCCGGCCGCCGGGCCGGCCGAGCTCCCCGCGTCCGCGCCCGCCTCGGGCGGCGGCGACGCGCTGCCGGAGCGGCGCGGGCGCGGCGACGTGACGCCCGCGCGGCAGGAGCGGCAGGAGCGGCAGGAGCGGCAGGAGCAGGGCGGCGCCTGGCGGGTGGACGTCGGCCAGCAGTCCGGGTTCGGCGCGGACCAGCGCGTCACCTGGGGTTCCGACGAGGACGTCAGCACGTCGCCGGTCGCGGGCGCGGGCCGGGTGGATCCGCGCGGGCAGTTCCGCCGCACGCCGGTCGAGGGCTCGCGGCAGCCGCCGAAGCGGCCGGAGTCGCGGGCGGCGCAGCCCGACGCCCAGGAGCAGACCGCGGCCCTGCGCCTGCCCGAGGGGGGCTCCTGGGAGCGTCAGGTGCGGGAGCTGGCCCAGCAGCCGCAGGCCGCCCCGCCCCAGCAGCAGGTCAGCCCTCCGCAGCAGGCCGGTCCGCCGCCCGGGGTGCCGGTCCAGGCGCCTCCGCAGCCGTCGGCTCCCGTCCAGGCCCAGCAGCCGCAGGCCGCCCCGCCCCAGCAGCAGGTCAGCCCTCCGCAGCAGGCCGGTCCGCCGCCCGGGGTGCCGGTCCAGGCGCCTCCGCAGCCGTCGGCTCCCGTCCAGGCCCAGCAGCCGCGGTCCGTGCCTCAGCAGGCCCAGCCTCCGCAGGCCGTGGCGCCCCAGGCTTCCGCCCCGCAGGCGCTTCCGCCGCAGCCCGCCCCCGTGCCGCAGCCGGCGCCGGGGCAGCCCGCGCCGGGGTACGGGTATCCGCCCCAGCAGCCGGTCCAGGCACAGCCGCAGCCGCAGCCGCAGGCCGGGCCGGCCCCCGGCGGCTATGGCTATCCGCAGCAGCAGGCCCCGCAGGCACCCCAGTCGCCCTTCCTCCAGTCCCATCAGGGCGCTCCCCTCACCATGATCGGCGCGTTCGCCGACCCCGGGCAGGCGTATCCGGCCGGGCTCGGGCGGCGGCTGATGGCCCGTATCGTCGACAGCCTGCTGCCCCTCGGCGCCGCCGTCGCGGTCGCGCTGCCGCTGGTCGGGCAGGCCCAGGACCACATCGACGAGCAGATCGACGCGGCCGAGCGGGCCGGCGTCACCGAGACGATCTGGCTCATCGACGGCACCACAGGCGGCTATCTCGCCCTGGTCCTCGGCGTGTTCCTCGGCGCGGGGCTCCTGCTCGAAGCGCTGCCGACCGCGTTCTGGGGCCGCACCCTGGGCAAGGCGATGTTCAGGCTCCGCGTCCTGGACGTGGCGAGCCAGGAGAAGCCGGCGTTCGGCGCGGCGACGCTGCGGTGGCTGGTGTACAGCCTGCTCTCGCTGCTGGTCGTGGGCGTCGTCAGTCTGCTGATGGGCGTGCGCGACCGGCCCTGGCGGCAGGCGTGGCACGACAAGGCGGCCCACACCTTCGTCGCGGGCGCCAAGCGGCCCGACTGA
- the hppD gene encoding 4-hydroxyphenylpyruvate dioxygenase has translation MTESTWADPFPVLGMDAVVFAVGNAKQAAHYYSTAFGMTLVAYRGPENGHRETATYVLESGSARFAVTSVIRPSTPEGRALARHVAEHGDGVVDLAIEVPNARAAFAHAVEHGARAVSAPRELSDENGTVVLAAIATYGETRHTLVERADYKGPYLPGFVSADPLDVADTADGHRTFQAVDHCVGNVELGRMDEWVDFYRRVMGFTNMKEFVGDDIATEYSALMSKVVADGTGKVKFPINEPAPGKKKSQIDEYLEFYGGPGVQHIALETDDIVHTVRTMRESGVEFLDVPGSYYDTLGEWVGETRVPVGTLRELRILADRDEDGYLLQIFTKPVQDRPTVFFELIERHGSLGFGKGNFKALFEAIEREQARRGNL, from the coding sequence ATGACTGAGTCCACATGGGCCGACCCGTTCCCCGTCCTGGGGATGGACGCGGTGGTCTTCGCCGTCGGCAACGCCAAACAGGCCGCGCACTACTACTCAACGGCGTTCGGGATGACCCTCGTCGCCTACCGGGGGCCGGAGAACGGCCACCGCGAGACCGCCACCTACGTCCTGGAGTCGGGCAGCGCGAGGTTCGCCGTCACCTCGGTCATCCGGCCGTCGACCCCCGAAGGACGCGCGCTGGCCCGCCATGTCGCCGAGCACGGCGACGGCGTGGTCGACCTGGCCATCGAAGTGCCCAATGCCCGCGCCGCGTTCGCGCACGCCGTCGAGCACGGCGCCCGCGCGGTGTCCGCACCGCGCGAACTCTCCGACGAGAACGGCACGGTGGTGCTCGCCGCCATCGCCACCTACGGCGAGACCCGGCACACGCTGGTCGAACGCGCCGACTACAAGGGCCCCTACCTGCCGGGCTTCGTGTCCGCCGATCCCCTGGACGTGGCGGACACAGCGGACGGACACCGGACGTTCCAGGCGGTCGACCACTGCGTGGGCAACGTCGAACTCGGGCGCATGGACGAGTGGGTGGACTTCTACCGCCGCGTCATGGGCTTCACCAACATGAAGGAATTCGTCGGCGACGACATCGCCACCGAGTACTCGGCGCTGATGTCGAAGGTCGTCGCGGACGGCACCGGCAAGGTGAAGTTCCCGATCAACGAGCCCGCGCCCGGGAAGAAGAAGTCGCAGATCGACGAGTACCTGGAGTTCTACGGCGGGCCCGGCGTGCAGCACATCGCGCTGGAGACCGACGACATCGTCCATACCGTGCGGACCATGCGCGAATCCGGCGTGGAGTTCCTGGACGTGCCCGGGTCGTACTACGACACGCTCGGCGAGTGGGTGGGCGAGACCCGGGTGCCGGTCGGCACGCTGCGCGAGCTGAGGATCCTCGCCGACCGCGACGAGGACGGCTATCTGTTGCAGATCTTCACCAAGCCGGTACAGGATCGGCCGACGGTCTTCTTCGAGTTGATCGAACGGCACGGCTCGCTGGGATTCGGCAAAGGGAACTTCAAAGCTCTCTTCGAAGCGATCGAGCGTGAACAGGCCCGGCGGGGGAATCTGTAA
- a CDS encoding RDD family protein, whose product MSTEQPQPGPGGEPERDPAAPTDGPGLPEAPPPADPYGAGPYGANPYGGAGGAVDPLAGMPPLASLGRRLLARIIDAVLVGIPVTLILWPAMGDYEFNDSGGGSYAQQTIVLLVYFVYEGLMLSARGQTVGKILMRVRVAMLADGAVPRGGPAWTRAGVYSLPQIVPCFGFLFWLVNVLFCTRDKPYRQCLHDKAAKTVVVSVP is encoded by the coding sequence ATGAGCACCGAGCAGCCGCAGCCCGGCCCCGGCGGTGAGCCGGAGCGCGATCCCGCCGCCCCGACCGATGGACCCGGGCTCCCCGAGGCGCCCCCGCCCGCGGATCCGTACGGCGCCGGTCCGTACGGCGCGAATCCCTACGGCGGCGCGGGCGGCGCCGTCGATCCGCTGGCCGGTATGCCGCCGCTGGCCTCGCTCGGCCGGCGCCTGCTCGCCCGGATCATCGACGCCGTCCTGGTCGGCATCCCGGTGACGCTCATCCTCTGGCCGGCGATGGGCGACTACGAGTTCAACGACTCCGGCGGCGGCTCGTACGCCCAGCAGACGATCGTGCTGCTGGTCTACTTCGTCTACGAGGGGCTGATGCTCAGCGCCCGTGGTCAGACCGTGGGCAAGATACTCATGCGCGTGCGGGTCGCAATGCTCGCGGACGGGGCGGTGCCGCGCGGCGGACCGGCCTGGACCCGCGCCGGGGTGTACTCGCTGCCGCAGATCGTGCCGTGCTTCGGCTTCCTCTTCTGGCTGGTGAACGTCCTGTTCTGCACCCGGGACAAGCCCTACCGGCAGTGCCTGCACGACAAGGCGGCGAAGACCGTGGTGGTCTCGGTGCCGTGA
- a CDS encoding SsgA family sporulation/cell division regulator — protein sequence MHTIIERELDLQLVLSPERSVTVPALLRYRSDDPFAVHVTFHLGSEAPVRWTFARDLLVEGLFRPSGQGDVLLWPARAEGRDVVWLSLRSPDGDALLRAPAAALSAWLERTMRLVPPGAETEQIDMDEALRALLTASPAEGSGDAAG from the coding sequence ATGCACACCATCATCGAACGGGAGCTCGACCTCCAGCTCGTGCTCTCGCCCGAGCGCAGCGTCACCGTCCCCGCTCTGCTGCGCTACCGCTCGGACGATCCGTTCGCCGTGCACGTCACCTTCCACCTCGGCTCGGAGGCGCCCGTGCGGTGGACCTTCGCCCGTGACCTGCTGGTGGAGGGGCTCTTCCGCCCCTCGGGACAGGGCGACGTCCTGCTGTGGCCGGCCCGGGCCGAGGGCCGGGACGTCGTCTGGCTCTCACTGCGCTCGCCGGACGGCGACGCCCTGCTGCGCGCCCCGGCCGCCGCGCTGTCGGCCTGGCTGGAGCGCACCATGCGGCTGGTGCCGCCGGGCGCCGAGACCGAGCAGATCGACATGGACGAGGCGCTGCGCGCCCTGCTCACCGCCTCCCCCGCCGAGGGCTCAGGGGACGCGGCCGGCTGA
- a CDS encoding S16 family serine protease — protein sequence MPAAPTETKAPAPPSPPDRRRPLLLALCAAPVAALLTVAALVPLPFSVTHPGLTADVLGEHEGVPVITISGAPVRDPAGELRITTITATSPDATVRMADVVSGYLADDEAIMPRDAVYPVGDDTEEIREHNQAQMRESQDTAVAAALSYLGLDADDVTVELDLGEVGGPSAGLLLSLGIVELLDGDGEGGDLTGGRVVAGTGTIDADGTVGAVGGVPLKTQGAGRDGATVFLVPRDECSDASANLPEGLRLVPVTTLRDAVDSLRALNAGESVPSC from the coding sequence CCCACCGAAACCAAGGCGCCCGCCCCGCCGTCGCCGCCCGACCGCCGCAGGCCGCTGCTGCTCGCCCTGTGCGCGGCGCCGGTCGCCGCCCTGCTCACGGTGGCGGCCCTCGTACCGCTGCCGTTCTCGGTGACCCACCCCGGCCTCACCGCTGACGTGCTCGGCGAGCACGAGGGTGTTCCGGTCATCACCATCTCCGGCGCGCCGGTCCGCGACCCGGCGGGCGAACTGCGGATCACCACGATCACCGCCACCTCGCCGGACGCGACCGTACGGATGGCGGACGTCGTCAGCGGCTACCTCGCTGACGACGAAGCGATCATGCCGCGCGACGCGGTCTACCCGGTGGGCGACGACACGGAGGAGATCAGGGAGCACAACCAGGCCCAGATGCGCGAGTCGCAGGACACGGCGGTGGCCGCCGCCCTGTCCTATCTCGGCCTGGACGCGGACGACGTGACGGTGGAGCTCGACCTCGGCGAGGTGGGCGGGCCGAGCGCCGGACTGCTGCTGTCGCTGGGCATCGTGGAGCTGTTGGACGGTGACGGCGAGGGCGGCGACCTCACCGGCGGCCGGGTGGTGGCCGGCACCGGGACCATCGACGCGGACGGGACCGTCGGGGCCGTCGGCGGCGTGCCGCTCAAGACCCAAGGCGCCGGACGCGACGGCGCCACCGTCTTCCTGGTGCCGCGCGACGAGTGCTCGGACGCGAGCGCCAACCTGCCGGAGGGGCTGCGGCTGGTCCCCGTCACCACGCTGCGGGACGCGGTGGACAGCCTGCGGGCGCTGAACGCCGGGGAGTCCGTGCCCTCCTGCTGA
- a CDS encoding GNAT family N-acetyltransferase, with translation MTRERPVALVPWSEDDFELLRRQNAPEMMAHLGGPEPEAKLLDRHRRYVALPATGKGRMFSLLSLPERVPAGVIGFWETERAGEAVYETGWSVLPEFQGRGIASAAAVATAEAAAAERKHRYLHAFPSLGNPASNAICRKAGFTLLGAVDFEYPKGHPIRCHDWRLDLTRITPGGSHAGAGVG, from the coding sequence ATGACGCGGGAACGGCCGGTGGCCCTGGTGCCGTGGAGCGAGGACGACTTCGAGCTGCTCCGGCGGCAGAACGCGCCGGAGATGATGGCCCATTTGGGCGGCCCCGAGCCGGAGGCCAAGCTGCTGGACCGGCACCGGCGGTATGTGGCGCTCCCGGCGACGGGGAAGGGCCGGATGTTCAGCCTGCTGTCGCTGCCGGAGCGAGTGCCCGCGGGCGTCATCGGGTTCTGGGAGACGGAGCGGGCGGGCGAGGCGGTCTACGAGACGGGCTGGAGCGTGCTGCCGGAGTTCCAGGGGCGGGGCATAGCCTCGGCCGCCGCCGTGGCGACGGCCGAGGCGGCGGCGGCCGAGCGCAAGCACCGGTATCTGCACGCCTTCCCCTCGCTGGGGAATCCGGCGTCGAACGCGATCTGCCGCAAGGCCGGCTTCACCCTGCTGGGCGCCGTCGACTTCGAGTACCCGAAGGGCCATCCGATACGGTGCCACGACTGGCGCCTGGATCTCACCCGGATCACCCCGGGGGGCTCTCACGCCGGGGCGGGAGTTGGCTAA
- a CDS encoding Lrp/AsnC family transcriptional regulator, with protein MGIDELDARLIELFAREPRIGVLEASRRLGVARGTAQARLEKLRSGGVIRGFGPDVDPAAIGFPVTAFATLEIKQGQGEEVRRHLGAVPEVLELHTITGEGDMLCRLVARSNEDLQRVIDEVVDFEGIVRSSTAIVMENPVPLRVLPLVRHAARLSAGRVP; from the coding sequence ATGGGTATCGACGAGCTCGACGCACGCCTGATCGAGCTGTTCGCCCGCGAGCCGCGGATCGGCGTGCTGGAGGCGTCGCGGCGGCTCGGCGTGGCGCGCGGCACCGCCCAGGCCCGGCTGGAGAAGCTCCGCTCGGGCGGGGTGATCCGCGGGTTCGGTCCGGACGTCGACCCGGCCGCGATCGGCTTCCCGGTCACCGCGTTCGCCACGCTGGAGATCAAGCAGGGACAGGGCGAGGAGGTGCGCCGCCATCTCGGTGCCGTCCCCGAGGTGCTGGAGCTGCACACCATCACCGGTGAGGGCGACATGCTCTGCCGGCTGGTCGCCCGTTCGAACGAGGATCTCCAGCGGGTCATCGACGAGGTGGTGGACTTCGAGGGCATCGTGCGGTCGTCCACGGCCATCGTCATGGAGAACCCGGTGCCGCTGCGCGTCCTCCCGCTCGTGCGGCACGCCGCGCGGCTCTCAGCCGGCCGCGTCCCCTGA